The Leadbetterella byssophila DSM 17132 DNA window GTTTGATGAAATACTCTCTAGAATCAGGGCTTATGGTAGGAGCAATGTAGAAGATCTTATCTTTCAGTAATTGATTGATAAATTCTACGGACTGGAAACTTTCTGCTAAGTACCAAGCCGTGTACAGGGCCACTTCAGTTCCTTGTAACTCATTAGCATGGATGTTTCCGTCAATATAAAATCCCGGTTTTTTATCGGCTATTCCGGTTTTATAATCGGTAATGCTCATTAACCATATATCGCGGCCTTCCACGGATTTACCTATGGATTGGAGCTTTACCAAATCCGGATAGGCCTTAGCCAGATCATTGCAGATTCTGTAAATCTCTTGATGGTCGCTGTATTTGTTCCAATATACCTTTACCTTAGGGTTTGCTGGAGATCCTATGGCACGGATCCCATTCAGGTCTTCCGGCGCGATCTCGCTTTTTTGGGCCTGTGCGTTCCAGGCCAATAGGGATAATAATGCTATATATATCTTTTTCATTTCCTTCTTATTTAAGCGTCAATTCCAATTGAGAAATACCGGAAGATGGGGATCCTCCTTCAATAGTGATTTTACCATTGCCATTGATTAGCCAGGAGTATTGTTCTGATTCTCCCGCTTGAAGAGTGGTACGGTAGTTGGCTGCTTTTCCGGAAACTAACGTTTGTCCGTTGCTCAACTTGATTTTGCAACTTACTTTGTAAATATATCTAACTCTATCTCCGATCTCTGAGTAGGTAGGAAGTAAACCTTTGTTTACCAAGGTTACCGTTACTCTATGTAATCCATTGCCCAAATTTTCTACTTTTGAATTAACAAGTTCAGTAGATGGCATTCCATCTAAATATGAGCTTAAGAATTCTTGGTGGCGAATAGCAGCAGAATCCAAGTATTGAATAGGAGGATTGTAAATGGCTCCGGGGTATAAACCTCCCACTTCCACATTTTGGTTAGGGAAGTCAGGGTGATTGATTTTTGTCCAAGGCACGAAGGTTTTTAGACCTTGTTTATCTGCCCATTTTAGGTAATCTAATTCAGGACTGCTGGTTTCCCCTTTTTTCCCGGATGACGGAGCCCACCAGCCCGGTGTAGTAAAGCTGAATCTACCTGCATGATAGTAAGCTGTTTGGCTTAAGTTGCCGGGTGTTTGAGGTAGAGCAGGACCAGCAGATTTTACTGATTTATTATACCATTTACTCACCATTTCTGTCACAGCTGCATCTTTCTCCAACCAGCCCGCAATGATTCTTCTGCTCGCTTTCATTCTGTCGAACTTAGTAGGTTCTGATAGATTATTCGCCAGACCTAGATGGATAACGGTATGGATATTCGTATGCGAGTATAAAAAGTCCAAAAAGGCTCTGGTTTCTGGCTCTGAGGCTTGATGTTCACCAGCTCCTTCTTCAAAAACCGGGTATTCAAAGGTAAAGTTTTTGTCGATATTTACTCCACCTGCACCGTCTTCATTGAAGTTTCCGTCTTTGTCATTGTCTATGCCTTCACTTATCAGCAAGTAC harbors:
- a CDS encoding M14 family metallopeptidase, producing MKIKLFVVGVLAAISPAFAQSTYSSSGQIQSRLKALTRTNITLSTIGKSSGGKDIQVLSLSQGDPSKNKAVLLVAGANGTHGAGTEIALKIAEGLAKLPADSLQKLLHQKTLYIIPALNPDALDQRTASLVYERAGNATSRDDDRDGRLNEDPFEDLNGDGLITLLRVEDPAGTYVASKEDPRVLVKANASKGEKGKYLLISEGIDNDKDGNFNEDGAGGVNIDKNFTFEYPVFEEGAGEHQASEPETRAFLDFLYSHTNIHTVIHLGLANNLSEPTKFDRMKASRRIIAGWLEKDAAVTEMVSKWYNKSVKSAGPALPQTPGNLSQTAYYHAGRFSFTTPGWWAPSSGKKGETSSPELDYLKWADKQGLKTFVPWTKINHPDFPNQNVEVGGLYPGAIYNPPIQYLDSAAIRHQEFLSSYLDGMPSTELVNSKVENLGNGLHRVTVTLVNKGLLPTYSEIGDRVRYIYKVSCKIKLSNGQTLVSGKAANYRTTLQAGESEQYSWLINGNGKITIEGGSPSSGISQLELTLK